Proteins from a single region of Primulina tabacum isolate GXHZ01 chromosome 5, ASM2559414v2, whole genome shotgun sequence:
- the LOC142544336 gene encoding uncharacterized protein LOC142544336, whose translation MNEKIDLIRKRMKASQDRQASYANTRRRPLEFQVGDQVFLKVSPFRGTMRFGKKGKLAPRYIGPYTIVERIGLLAYRLNLPQSLSTIHNVFHVSMLRKYEPDPSHVLRHENVELDSSLSYVEYPLQILDRKEKQLRNKTIPLVMVQWRKHGTEEATWELEARMRQEWPHLFENVTNYSMYSEFPMY comes from the coding sequence ATGAATGAAAAGATTGATTTGATCAGAAAAAGAATGAAAGCATCTCAGGATCGTCAAGCTAGCTATGCAAATACAAGGCGTAGACCTTTGGAATTTCAAGTCGGTGATCAAGTTTTTCTAAAGGTGTCACCATTTCGCGGCAcaatgagatttgggaaaaaggGAAAGTTagctccacgttatattggacCATATACTATCGTTGAGAGGATCGGTTTGTTGGCTTATAGATTGAACTTGCCGCAGAGTTTGTCTACTATAcataatgtgtttcatgtatctatgctgcggaagtatgagCCAGATCCATCTCATGTTCTGAGACACGAGAATGTGGAGTTAGATAGTTCTCTTAGCTATGTTGAGTATCCTTTGCAAATTCTTGATCGCAAAGAAAAGCAGCTTCGTAATAAGACGATTCCTCTAGTCATGGTGCAGTGGAGAAAACATGGGACAGAAGAGGCAACATGGGAGCTCGAGGCTAGAATGCGTCAAGAATGGCCTCATTTGTTTGAGAATGTGACAAATTACTCCATGTACTCTGAGTTTCCTATGTACTAG